Proteins encoded together in one Micromonospora auratinigra window:
- a CDS encoding class I SAM-dependent methyltransferase: MTTTDLPTDRLSAPPRVAGGGLRGATRRLRSALHTASGLEVLSALPFLAGPLARLERRPLLHGLVLSAFGLRRPIFVDFPVHPEPRFGYGRPDHPGLTALLERRRDAYADTLRRFLVHTDRLAAVPLRGDLDSGAPYWVNGWLPPLDALALYGFLTEHDPRRYVEIGSGNSTKFARRAVRDHGLRTTITSIDPAPRASVDVLCDEVVRAPLERADLSLFDTLEAGDVIFFDGSHRSFMGSDVTVFFFEVLPRLRPGVLVQVHDIMLPRDYPPQWRHRHYNEQYLLAAFLLAAPERWQVELPNAFVAGDPELRALADPLWRRIGLTEQFLPASFWLRPGTP; the protein is encoded by the coding sequence GACCTGCCCACCGACCGGTTGTCCGCGCCGCCCCGGGTGGCCGGCGGCGGGTTGCGCGGCGCGACCCGCCGGCTGCGCAGCGCGCTGCACACCGCCTCCGGGCTGGAGGTGCTCTCCGCGCTGCCGTTCCTGGCCGGCCCGCTGGCCCGGCTGGAGCGCCGCCCCCTGCTGCACGGGCTGGTGCTCTCCGCGTTCGGGCTGCGCCGGCCGATCTTCGTGGACTTCCCGGTCCACCCGGAACCCCGCTTCGGCTACGGCCGCCCCGACCACCCCGGCCTCACCGCGCTGCTGGAGCGGCGGCGGGACGCGTATGCCGACACGCTGCGGCGGTTCCTCGTGCACACCGACCGGCTCGCCGCCGTACCGCTGCGCGGTGACCTCGACTCCGGCGCACCGTACTGGGTCAACGGCTGGCTGCCGCCGCTGGACGCGCTGGCCCTCTACGGCTTCCTGACCGAGCACGACCCGCGGCGCTACGTCGAGATCGGCTCCGGCAACTCGACCAAGTTCGCCCGCCGGGCGGTCCGCGACCACGGCCTGCGGACCACGATCACCTCGATCGACCCGGCGCCGCGGGCCAGCGTCGACGTGCTCTGCGACGAGGTGGTCCGCGCGCCGCTGGAACGGGCCGACCTGAGCCTGTTCGACACGTTGGAGGCCGGCGACGTGATCTTCTTCGACGGCTCGCACCGCAGCTTCATGGGCTCGGACGTGACCGTCTTCTTCTTCGAGGTGCTGCCCCGGCTGCGCCCCGGAGTGCTGGTGCAGGTGCACGACATCATGCTGCCCCGGGACTACCCGCCGCAGTGGCGGCACCGGCACTACAACGAGCAGTACCTGCTGGCCGCGTTCCTGCTGGCCGCACCGGAGCGCTGGCAGGTCGAGCTGCCCAACGCCTTCGTGGCCGGTGACCCGGAGCTTCGTGCGTTGGCGGACCCGCTGTGGCGGCGGATCGGGCTGACCGAGCAGTTCCTGCCCGCGTCGTTCTGGCTGCGCCCCGGCACGCCCTGA